ATGATAGGTAAACCGTCCCGCCACGGGTTTTTTCAGGCTGATCTTGCCTTGTTTGAGCAAGTCGGCAATGATCTCCGTATGATGGTAAACCTCGAAATTACCGCCGAAATGCGGATAATCTTTCTTTAAAGCGTTGTAGCCGTGGGGACAAATGGTAATGATCTTCTTGACCCCATAGCCGTTCATGGTTTCGATATTGGCCTGTGCCATGGCCTGATAGAGGTATTCGTTACCGCCCCGCAGGGCCGAATCGCCGCAGCAGCCTTCCTCGTTGCCCAAAATGCCGAAGCTGATCCCCGCCGTCTGGAGGATCCGGGCCAAAGCCACCGTCACCTTCTTCCCGCGTTCATCAAAGGAACCTGAACAGCCGACATAGAAGAGGTATTCCGCGCCCTGGTCTTCGGCCAGCGTTTTTATTCCCAGTTCTTTCGCCCAGTCGCCGCGCTGATGGGCGCCAATCCCCCAGGGATTGGAGTTATTTTCCATGTTCCGGTAGGTCAGTTGCAGCTCGGGGGCGAAATCGGCCTCCGTCAGCACCTTGTACTGCCTCATACCGATAATCTTGGGCACATGCTCGATCAAGGCCGGGCAATGCTCCATGCAGTACATACAGTTGGTGCAGGCCCATAACTCGTGGAGATCAATCACTTCTCCGGGCAGCACCTTGTCTTCACCAACCGGGCCGGCAGCCTCTTCCGGAGCCGCGTCGCCGCCCTCCACCTTTTTATCGGCGGCGGCCTTTTGAGCCGCCACCGCTGCCGTCGCCTTGGAGAGCCAGTAGGTCTTCAGATCCTGGATAAATTTCTTGGGGGAAAGGGGCTTCCCGGAAAGATAGGCCGGACAACCGTCCTGACACCGTCCGCAGCGCGTACAGGCGTCGGTGTCAAATATCTGTTTCCACGACAACTCTTCCAGTTTGCCTACGCCGAAGGATTCGGCCGTCTCAAAGTCGCGAATCGGCTCCAGATAGCCCACCGGCTTCAGGGAGGAAAAGAACAGATTGGCCGGCGTGGTAACGATGTGGAGCAGGCGGGAATAGGGAATGTAGGCGATGAAGCCGAGGGACAGGAAGGTATGGGTCCACCAGGTAATCTTGTGCAGCAGTTTGGCCGTTTCCGGGTTCAATCCGCAAAAGGCCCCCGCCAGTGTCCAGCCACCAAAGGACCAGATCTCCCAGGGCTGCCGGTTGACGTGGATCCGCAGCGCTTCGATGAAAAAGCCCGTAATGATGATCGCCCCGATGAGCAAAAGGACGATTACATCGTCGGGCGTATTGTCCGGTTTTCCTTTATATCCGAGACCTTCGGGCTTGGTGACGTACCTCCGGAACAGCGCCATAGCTATCCCCAGCAAGACAGCCAGACCGAAAATCTCCATGAGCAGGGAAAAAACCAGATAAACCTTCCCCGTCAGAAAGGCAACGCCGAGAGGTTCGGCAACATGGAACTCCACCGCGTCAAAAAAAGCCCCGAAGATCAGGACGAAAAACCCGAAAAAGATCAGGCCGTGCATGATGCCGGGGTAGATTTCACGGAAGGTCCTGATCTGGAACAAACCGTCCACCAGGAGGCGCTTAAGCCGTTCCTGAATGTTGTCTAATCTGATCTCCGGCTTGCCAATGGCCTTCCACATCTGCCACCTTCTGTAAACACCATAGGCGCAGATGGCCAGAGCCACGGCAGCCAAAACAAAGAGAATCCCCTCAAAATGCTCGGCATTCCAGAAGACTTCCCGGCCTTCATTTCCCACGTAAAACTTTGCCTTTTCCATTTTTTATTCTCCTGTCACTTTTCCCCTTCCCCGTCAGAAAAACAAACACCCTATATTAAGGGGGATACAGGGGGATTTAACTCTTATGAATGCTACCGCAAATCCCCCCTACCCCCCCTTTTACAAAGGGGGGGACCATTTGCCTGCAAACCCGACGTTACCTATCCCACCAATGTCCGGCACTCTTTGACCAGTTCCGGCACCACTTTGAACAGATCATCAACGATTCCGAAATCGGCCTTGGTGAAGATGGGCGCCTCGCTGTCCTTGTTGATGGCCACGATGTATTTGGATGAGCTCATCCCGGCCAGGTGCTGGATAGCGCCCGAAATGCCGCAGGCGATATACAGGTTCGGAGAAACCACCTTTCCCGTCTGCCCGACCTGATCGGAGAGAGGCCGCCAGCCGGAATCCACGGCGGCCCGCGAGGCCCCCACGGTGGCGTTCAG
The sequence above is drawn from the Deltaproteobacteria bacterium genome and encodes:
- a CDS encoding heterodisulfide reductase-related iron-sulfur binding cluster produces the protein MEKAKFYVGNEGREVFWNAEHFEGILFVLAAVALAICAYGVYRRWQMWKAIGKPEIRLDNIQERLKRLLVDGLFQIRTFREIYPGIMHGLIFFGFFVLIFGAFFDAVEFHVAEPLGVAFLTGKVYLVFSLLMEIFGLAVLLGIAMALFRRYVTKPEGLGYKGKPDNTPDDVIVLLLIGAIIITGFFIEALRIHVNRQPWEIWSFGGWTLAGAFCGLNPETAKLLHKITWWTHTFLSLGFIAYIPYSRLLHIVTTPANLFFSSLKPVGYLEPIRDFETAESFGVGKLEELSWKQIFDTDACTRCGRCQDGCPAYLSGKPLSPKKFIQDLKTYWLSKATAAVAAQKAAADKKVEGGDAAPEEAAGPVGEDKVLPGEVIDLHELWACTNCMYCMEHCPALIEHVPKIIGMRQYKVLTEADFAPELQLTYRNMENNSNPWGIGAHQRGDWAKELGIKTLAEDQGAEYLFYVGCSGSFDERGKKVTVALARILQTAGISFGILGNEEGCCGDSALRGGNEYLYQAMAQANIETMNGYGVKKIITICPHGYNALKKDYPHFGGNFEVYHHTEIIADLLKQGKISLKKPVAGRFTYHDSCFLGRYNGVYDAPRTILQAVPGMEFVEMERNRDKAFCCGAGGGRMWMEEDQGERINDMRTDQAIAVQAGTVAVACPFCLTMVSDGIKDRQKEESMAALDIAEIVWKSMGVE